GTTGTCGTGCTCGGCGCCGGGGGCGCGGCCAGGGCAGTGGGCCACGGGCTTTGCAGCCAGGGTGATACCCGGGTGATTTTCGCCAACCGCACGGAAAAAAAAGCCCGGCACATGGCCCGGGACCTGGGGGCTGAATTTGTGCCAATGGGGGATCTGGAAAACAGCCGGTTTGACATTCTGGTCAACACCACGCCCGTGGGCATGCATCCGCAAGCACAGGCCATGGCCGTATCCGAATCTGTTTTGCGCCCGGGTCTGGTGGTCATGGACATTGTCTACAACCCCCTTGAAACCCTGCTGCTTAAACAGGCCCGGGATTGCGGCTGCACGGTCATCAACGGAGTGGGGATGTTTGTTTACCAGGGCGCGGCCCAGTTTGCCCTGTGGACCGGCCTTGAGCCGCCAGTTGACCAAATGCGCCAGGCGGTTTACGACGCCTTAAACCCTATTGACAATTGACCCGTTTATGGATTTAATGTTTACCTTGAAAGAATCCGACAATATGCGCCCTGTAAAATGTGCTGACAAAATCGATGCGGATATAACCGTGCCCGGCTCCAAAAGCTATAGCCACCGCACGGCCATAGCTGCTGCGCTGTCAAACGGCAAATCCTTTATTTACAATTATTTAAACAGCCAGGACACAAGTTATACTTTAACTGCAATTGCACAACTGGGCATAAAAATTGAGCATCAGGATGATTATATTGTCATCCACGGCCAGGCAGGGCGGTTTGATCCAGGCCCGAAATCCATTTATTTAGGCAATTCCGGCACTTCCATGCGCCTGCTCACGGCTGTGGCCGCACTTGGCCAGGGGCCTTATCGGCTTTCCGGAACTGAGCGGATGCATGAGCGGCCCATTGGCGAACTGCTGGCTGCCCTGGAAAAAACCGGTGCTTCGGCCCGGAGTGTTCACGAAAACAACTGCCCGCCGGTGGAAAT
The Desulfosalsimonas propionicica DNA segment above includes these coding regions:
- a CDS encoding shikimate dehydrogenase: MNQASRHPVSIDAATEVYGVIGHPVAHSKSPVMHNQAFAETGHPGVYAAFDVMDVAGAAAGIRALGIRGVSVTIPHKVAVMAYLDEIHDQAREIGAVNTIVNNSGRLIGHNTDGYGAVQALLDHTEIRGKTVVVLGAGGAARAVGHGLCSQGDTRVIFANRTEKKARHMARDLGAEFVPMGDLENSRFDILVNTTPVGMHPQAQAMAVSESVLRPGLVVMDIVYNPLETLLLKQARDCGCTVINGVGMFVYQGAAQFALWTGLEPPVDQMRQAVYDALNPIDN